A DNA window from Camelina sativa cultivar DH55 chromosome 17, Cs, whole genome shotgun sequence contains the following coding sequences:
- the LOC104760091 gene encoding uncharacterized protein LOC104760091: MIRLCVTFKGIVDDDRSKFQFDLNKDPHDTSDGDGVGVDLGKSVAIISRNSHKLTNVVLEKPTDANLGDAAGSKLEDSMVKKGEYFSSKEALQATMEMIPSARTIGHLIKQSYEGVKEGPKPIDIINIIRSRYGCELTYHQVWESREYAVNEARGIPEKSYAKIPIYLHMLQEANPGTFTNYEIDFDGRFKYLFISFGQSRRGFYKAMRKVIVVDGTFLKNKYKGVLLVAKPVDADEEGLSFVSDRHTSIAKSIGNIYPLAKHGICIHHLISNIITYNKGRGVAGMVAKASKAYRVVEFEKDFARINKISPAIGSYLEEADVRKWARCHFPGYRYDINTNNAAESINAALRSMLQVKGNGVDCIVDLERRTCSCGKFNIRKLPCKHVIIGAFDIGKDLYPYADVVYTTTAWRSQYEETINPIGVPKEEWRVPQHVEDAKV, encoded by the exons atgaTTCGGTTGTGTGTTACGTTCAAAGGAATAGTTGATGATGATAGGAGTAAATTCCAGTTCGATCTGAATAAGGACCCACATGATACAAGTGATGGTGATGGTGTGGGAGTTGATCTGGGAAAATCAGTAGCTATTATTTCAAGGAATTCACATAAGCTAACTAATGTTGTATTAGAAAAGCCTACTGATGCTAATCTTGGTGATGCTGCTGGTTCaaagttggaagattcaatggtaAAGAAGGGCGAATATTTTAGCAGTAAGGAAGCTTTACAGGCTACTATGGAAAT GATTCCATCTGCAAGAACAATTGGACATCTCATTAAGCAAAGTTATGAGGGTGTGAAGGAAGGTCCTAAACCGATTGATATAATTAATATCATTCGTTCAAGGTACGGCTGCGAGCTAACATATCACCAAGTTTGGGAGTCTCGGGAGTATGCAGTTAACGAAGCTAGAGGAATTCCTGAGAAAAGTTATGCTAAGATACCAATATACTTGCACATGCTACAAGAAGCGAATCCTGGTACGTTCACGAATTACGAAATTGACTTTGATGGAAGATtcaaatatctatttatttcttttggtcaatcAAGAAGAGGGTTCTACAAGGCAATGCGGAAAGTGATAGTAGTTGACGGaacatttttgaagaataaatacaAAGGAGTTCTACTAGTTGCTAAACCTGTAGATG ctgatgaagaaggtttATCATTTGTGTCAGATAGACATACATCGATTGCTAAATCAATTGGAAACATTTACCCATTGGCTAAACATGGTATTTGCATCCACCACTTGATTAgtaatattataacatataataagGGAAGAGGTGTTGCTGGTATGGTtgcaaaagcatcaaaagcTTATAGAGTTGTTGAGTTTGAGAAAGACTTTGCGcgaattaacaaaattagtccTGCTATTGGAAGTTATCTAGAGGAAGCTGATGTGAGAAAATGGGCTCGCTGTCATTTTCCGGGTTATAGATATGACATTAACACCAACAATGCGGCTGAGTCAATCAATGCAGCTTTGAG ATCCATGTTGCAGGTTAAAGGTAATGGAGTAGACTGCATTGTTGACTTAGAAAGAAGGACTTGTTCATGTGGAAAGTTCAACATAAGAAAACTCCCTTGTAAACATGTTATAATAGGAGCTTTTGATATAGGCAAGGATCTATATCCTTATGCTGATGTTGTGTATACCACTACCGCATGGAGATCGCAATATGAGGAAACTATTAATCCAATAGGTGTTCCTAAAGAAGAATGGCGAGTCCCACAACATgttgaagatgcaaaagtttga